A single region of the Bacillus cereus genome encodes:
- the argR gene encoding arginine repressor, with protein MKKEKRQRLIKQFVKEYEIEKQERLVELLAKKDVLVTQATVSRDIRELNLTKVPSQEGLMIYKFFSEEHLQTDIKLKKKLREVVVKIDCVDQLMVIKTLPGNAHVIGVLFDELDWKEKIGCICGNDTCLIISQSKSDREILEERLNLIM; from the coding sequence ATGAAAAAAGAAAAAAGACAACGATTAATTAAACAATTTGTAAAGGAGTATGAAATAGAGAAGCAAGAAAGATTAGTAGAATTGTTAGCAAAAAAAGATGTATTAGTAACACAAGCTACAGTTTCTCGAGATATTCGTGAGTTGAATTTAACGAAGGTACCTTCTCAAGAAGGATTAATGATATATAAATTTTTCTCAGAAGAGCATTTACAAACCGATATAAAGTTAAAGAAAAAATTACGAGAGGTTGTTGTAAAAATTGATTGTGTAGATCAATTAATGGTTATTAAAACATTACCTGGTAATGCACATGTTATTGGTGTTTTGTTTGATGAGCTAGATTGGAAAGAAAAAATAGGATGTATATGTGGAAATGATACATGCCTTATAATTTCTCAGTCGAAATCAGATAGGGAGATTTTAGAAGAAAGGTTAAATTTAATTATGTAG
- a CDS encoding FAD-binding oxidoreductase, with the protein MKQTKLTGRIVVPSDPDYDVARINLNLSIPKLPCIIVFCQNKKDVCNALKWARERHIPFRLRSGRHSYENFSLLNGGLIIDVSEMNRITVHTEKLTATIEAGANLGTVYKKLWKHGVTIPAGTSASVGIVGLTLGGGIGMLSRLFGLTCDQLVEVEMVQACGKFGAKTIRANEKENPNLFWACQGGGGGNFGIVTSLTFRVHPIQNVSIFSLTWEWKDFIAAFQAWQNWAPYIDERLTSSIELFSKQRNKIEVKGEFVGSPSELHSLLSPLLETGTPSLFIDEVPYIKAVEFFNSGNIPENFKRSGSYVYKPIPLKGIQIMQYFLSHAPNKDASIWHQSLVGAVENISPTETAYFHRKAIIVQEYITSWKCDDEENQNIRWVKDLRESLDPYTLGDYVNWPDIDIKNWQTSYYGSNFHRLRKVKTIYDPCNVFRFQQSIPPFHT; encoded by the coding sequence ATGAAGCAGACAAAATTAACAGGTCGTATCGTTGTTCCCTCAGATCCTGACTACGACGTAGCTCGAATAAATTTAAATTTAAGTATTCCAAAACTCCCTTGTATTATTGTTTTTTGCCAAAATAAAAAGGATGTGTGTAACGCCTTAAAATGGGCACGTGAACGTCATATACCATTTCGCTTAAGAAGCGGACGTCATAGTTACGAAAATTTCTCCCTTTTAAATGGCGGACTTATTATTGATGTAAGTGAAATGAATAGAATTACTGTTCATACAGAGAAATTGACAGCAACAATTGAGGCTGGTGCAAATCTAGGCACCGTTTATAAGAAGCTTTGGAAACATGGCGTTACAATACCGGCTGGTACAAGTGCAAGCGTTGGAATTGTTGGATTAACACTTGGCGGTGGCATCGGTATGCTTTCACGCTTATTTGGGTTAACATGTGATCAATTAGTAGAAGTTGAAATGGTACAAGCATGTGGAAAGTTTGGTGCAAAAACCATTCGTGCAAATGAAAAGGAAAACCCTAACCTGTTTTGGGCATGCCAGGGTGGTGGCGGTGGAAATTTTGGGATTGTTACTTCCTTAACGTTTCGAGTACATCCTATACAAAACGTGTCGATATTCTCACTTACATGGGAATGGAAAGACTTTATTGCTGCATTTCAAGCTTGGCAAAACTGGGCCCCTTATATAGATGAACGTCTCACTTCATCTATCGAATTATTCTCCAAACAAAGAAATAAGATTGAGGTGAAAGGTGAATTTGTTGGCTCTCCCTCTGAACTCCATTCCCTATTATCTCCTCTTCTTGAAACTGGTACCCCCTCTCTCTTTATAGATGAAGTTCCTTATATAAAGGCTGTTGAATTTTTTAACAGTGGTAACATCCCTGAAAACTTCAAGCGGTCCGGTTCCTATGTATATAAACCTATCCCTCTTAAAGGCATTCAAATCATGCAATATTTTCTTTCTCATGCACCAAATAAAGATGCGAGCATTTGGCACCAATCGCTCGTAGGTGCTGTGGAAAATATTTCGCCTACTGAAACAGCTTATTTCCATCGCAAAGCAATTATTGTACAAGAATACATTACTTCTTGGAAATGCGATGATGAAGAAAATCAAAATATACGCTGGGTTAAAGATTTAAGAGAAAGCTTAGATCCTTATACGCTAGGTGATTATGTCAATTGGCCCGATATCGACATTAAAAATTGGCAAACTAGTTATTATGGATCTAACTTTCACAGATTACGTAAAGTGAAAACCATATATGATCCTTGCAATGTTTTTCGTTTTCAACAAAGTATCCCACCCTTTCATACGTAA
- the argF gene encoding ornithine carbamoyltransferase, which yields MLTTRPNLKGRSFLAEKDFTQEELLYFLDLAAELKEKKKNGIPHRYLEGKNVALLFEKTSTRTRCAFTVACTDLGANPEYLGKGDIQLGKKESVEDTAKVLGRMFDGIEFRGFTHETVESLAENSGVPVWNGLTDMWHPTQTLADLLTIREHVGKLKNVKLVYVGDGRNNVANSLLVGGAIIGMEVRICTPESLWPEQEVIDLAKKYNERVMVTSNVKEAVEGADVIYTDVWVSMGEEEKFAERVELLKPYQVNMQMIKETGNENMIFLHCLPAFHDVETMYGEEVYEKYGLKEMEVTDEVFRSKHSKVFDQAENRMHTIKAVMAATLGNME from the coding sequence ATGTTAACGACTAGACCTAATTTAAAAGGAAGAAGTTTTCTAGCTGAAAAAGATTTTACACAAGAAGAATTATTATATTTTCTAGATTTAGCAGCAGAATTAAAAGAGAAAAAGAAAAATGGTATCCCACATCGTTATTTAGAAGGAAAAAATGTAGCGCTCTTATTTGAAAAAACTTCAACTCGTACACGATGTGCATTTACAGTAGCATGTACAGATTTAGGTGCAAACCCTGAATATTTAGGGAAAGGTGATATTCAGCTTGGGAAGAAAGAATCTGTAGAAGATACAGCAAAAGTATTAGGGCGCATGTTTGACGGAATTGAGTTCCGTGGATTTACTCATGAAACTGTAGAATCTTTAGCAGAAAATTCTGGTGTGCCAGTGTGGAATGGTTTAACAGATATGTGGCATCCAACACAAACACTCGCAGATTTATTAACTATTAGAGAACATGTAGGAAAGTTAAAAAATGTAAAGCTTGTTTATGTTGGAGATGGACGAAATAATGTCGCTAATAGCTTACTAGTTGGTGGAGCAATTATTGGAATGGAAGTACGTATTTGTACACCAGAATCTTTATGGCCAGAACAGGAAGTAATTGATTTAGCAAAAAAATATAACGAACGGGTAATGGTAACAAGTAATGTTAAAGAAGCTGTTGAGGGTGCGGATGTAATCTATACAGATGTATGGGTATCTATGGGGGAAGAAGAAAAATTTGCTGAACGTGTTGAGTTATTGAAACCTTATCAAGTAAATATGCAAATGATTAAAGAAACAGGAAATGAAAATATGATTTTCTTACATTGTTTACCTGCATTCCATGATGTTGAAACGATGTATGGTGAGGAAGTTTATGAAAAGTATGGGTTGAAAGAAATGGAGGTAACTGACGAAGTATTCCGCAGTAAACATTCAAAAGTATTTGATCAGGCTGAAAATAGAATGCATACAATTAAAGCTGTTATGGCAGCTACTTTAGGAAACATGGAGTAG
- a CDS encoding Crp/Fnr family transcriptional regulator, whose product MNRRNVVKDLKQFELFAHLTEKKLKGLTEFVYWRTYKKGQFLFLEGDSRERIYFMLDGFVKLERVNQSGNLLYDDYVKRYSIFPYGGMFTDRGYNYTAEAMTDVEVYYIPTVIFEDMVKSSKTQLMYVVQQLSSILKLNENRVQNITIPNAQDRVIQTLNYLMQDLGEQSGETIVISCPLTTIEISKISGTSRETVSGVLKQLKNDSIVTILDKKITIHNPTYFEEISM is encoded by the coding sequence ATGAATAGACGGAACGTAGTTAAAGATTTAAAGCAGTTTGAATTATTTGCTCATTTAACAGAAAAGAAATTGAAAGGTTTAACGGAGTTTGTCTATTGGCGAACTTATAAAAAGGGTCAATTTTTATTTTTAGAAGGGGATTCAAGAGAAAGAATTTACTTCATGTTAGATGGTTTTGTAAAGTTAGAGCGGGTAAATCAAAGTGGAAATTTATTATATGATGACTATGTAAAGCGGTATTCTATTTTTCCTTATGGTGGTATGTTTACAGACAGAGGATATAATTATACGGCAGAAGCGATGACAGATGTAGAGGTATATTATATTCCGACAGTAATTTTTGAAGATATGGTAAAATCTAGTAAGACGCAATTGATGTACGTTGTTCAGCAATTATCATCAATATTAAAACTAAACGAAAATCGAGTGCAAAATATTACGATTCCTAATGCACAAGATCGGGTCATTCAAACATTAAATTATTTAATGCAAGATTTAGGAGAACAGAGTGGCGAAACGATTGTAATTTCATGCCCACTTACAACAATTGAAATATCAAAAATATCTGGTACGTCTCGAGAGACGGTTAGCGGCGTATTAAAACAATTAAAAAACGATAGTATTGTTACAATTCTGGATAAAAAAATTACAATACATAATCCAACATATTTTGAGGAAATCTCTATGTGA
- a CDS encoding ABC transporter permease: MVRIEYDRLVAICYSIGVLLLLKIPNDNELIGEKLFNFYKVPVHTYIYMDYKVSNILIVSFVLHVIAFILFVKWLVKKKSSTFRTMNKIKVVGISILILMMPFMLNNILQTLNKTWYYAGKTGVEAIEYKKEDSQCRIEKNGEDIEQKCIVTLKNYRNHSQALKVVLYDNAKENSKSYPVPKPVYLQKHETKQFEFQIPVAYNSGIEKDKVPNIKLHSLHKNDEKYN; the protein is encoded by the coding sequence ATGGTCCGAATTGAGTATGATCGATTAGTAGCTATTTGTTACAGTATAGGGGTTTTGTTATTATTAAAAATTCCAAACGATAATGAATTAATTGGGGAAAAACTATTCAATTTCTATAAGGTTCCGGTACATACATATATTTATATGGATTATAAAGTCTCAAATATATTAATCGTTTCTTTCGTACTACATGTAATCGCATTTATATTATTTGTAAAATGGCTAGTAAAAAAGAAATCTAGTACATTTAGAACAATGAATAAGATAAAAGTAGTAGGCATTAGTATTTTGATTTTAATGATGCCGTTTATGCTAAATAACATCCTTCAGACATTGAATAAAACGTGGTACTACGCAGGAAAAACAGGGGTAGAGGCGATAGAATATAAAAAAGAAGATAGTCAGTGTAGAATAGAGAAAAATGGAGAGGATATTGAACAAAAGTGTATTGTTACTTTAAAAAATTATCGTAATCATTCACAAGCATTAAAAGTTGTTTTATATGATAATGCAAAAGAGAATTCCAAAAGTTATCCAGTACCGAAACCAGTCTATTTACAAAAACATGAGACAAAGCAATTCGAATTTCAAATTCCTGTTGCTTATAATAGCGGTATTGAAAAAGATAAAGTACCAAATATTAAATTACATTCATTGCATAAAAATGATGAGAAATACAATTAA
- the arcC gene encoding carbamate kinase gives MARRKIVVALGGNAIQSGKATAGAQQEALEKTAEQLVKIMENDVDIVIAHGNGPQVGNILLQQKAAETEKTPAMPLDTCGAMSQGMIGYWMENAIEKALKKRNIKKDVATVITRVVVDEKDEAFKNPTKPIGPFYTEEEARRLMEETKAVFKEDAGRGWRRVVPSPKPVSIHEHKVINSLVEDGNIVIAVGGGGIPVIDSEEGLKGTEAVIDKDFAAQKLAELVDADTLVILTAVDHVYVNYNQLNQKKLENVTVNQLEEYMEEQQFAAGSMLPKIEAAINFVNTNPKRKTIITSLEKVYEALEEKSGTIISKQNVCMYV, from the coding sequence ATGGCACGAAGAAAAATTGTAGTTGCACTAGGGGGAAATGCGATACAGTCTGGAAAAGCTACTGCGGGAGCACAGCAAGAAGCGTTAGAAAAAACAGCGGAACAACTTGTGAAAATAATGGAAAATGATGTAGATATAGTAATTGCGCATGGAAATGGCCCACAAGTGGGGAATATTTTATTACAGCAAAAAGCTGCAGAAACGGAAAAAACACCTGCAATGCCATTAGATACTTGTGGTGCAATGAGCCAAGGGATGATTGGATATTGGATGGAAAATGCGATTGAAAAGGCATTGAAAAAACGGAATATAAAAAAAGATGTAGCAACGGTTATAACACGCGTTGTCGTGGATGAAAAAGATGAGGCATTTAAAAATCCAACTAAACCAATTGGTCCTTTTTATACAGAAGAAGAGGCAAGAAGATTAATGGAAGAAACAAAAGCAGTGTTTAAAGAGGATGCTGGCAGAGGGTGGAGACGTGTTGTTCCATCACCGAAGCCTGTAAGTATTCATGAGCATAAAGTAATTAATTCTTTAGTTGAGGATGGAAATATAGTGATAGCTGTTGGTGGCGGTGGAATTCCAGTAATTGATTCCGAAGAAGGATTAAAAGGAACTGAAGCGGTTATCGATAAAGATTTCGCTGCGCAGAAATTAGCTGAATTAGTAGATGCCGATACGCTCGTAATTTTAACTGCAGTTGATCATGTGTATGTAAATTATAATCAACTGAATCAAAAGAAATTAGAGAATGTCACAGTGAATCAATTAGAAGAATACATGGAAGAACAGCAATTTGCTGCGGGAAGTATGCTTCCAAAAATTGAAGCTGCTATTAATTTTGTTAATACAAATCCAAAAAGAAAAACAATTATTACGTCTTTAGAAAAAGTATATGAAGCACTAGAAGAAAAATCTGGTACTATTATTTCTAAACAGAATGTATGCATGTATGTTTAA
- the arcA gene encoding arginine deiminase — MKHPIHVTSEIGELQTVLLKRPGKEVENLTPDYLQQLLFDDIPYLPIIQKEHDYFAQTLRNRGVEVLYLEKLAAEALVDKKLREEFVDRILQEGQADVNVAHQTLKEYLLSFSNEELIQKIMGGVRKNEIETSKKTHLYELMEDHYPFYLDPMPNLYFTRDPAAAMSDGLTINKMREPARRRESLFMEYIIKYHPRFANHNVPIWLDRDYKFPIEGGDELILNEETIAIGVSARTSAKAIERLAKNLFSRQNKIKKVLAIEIPKCRAFMHLDTVFTMVDYDKFTIHPAIQGPKGNMNIYILEKGSDEETLKITHRTSLMEALKEVLGLSELVLIPCGGGDVIASAREQWNDGSNTLAIAPGVVVTYDRNYVSNALLREHGIEVIEVLSSELSRGRGGPRCMSMPIVRKDI, encoded by the coding sequence ATGAAGCATCCGATACATGTTACTTCAGAAATTGGGGAATTACAAACGGTTTTATTAAAACGACCTGGTAAAGAAGTGGAAAACTTAACGCCAGATTATTTGCAACAATTATTATTTGACGATATTCCATACTTACCAATTATTCAAAAAGAGCATGATTATTTTGCACAAACTTTACGCAATCGGGGTGTTGAAGTTCTTTATTTAGAAAAACTAGCTGCTGAGGCGTTAGTAGATAAAAAACTTCGAGAAGAATTTGTTGATCGTATTTTACAAGAAGGACAGGCTGACGTAAATGTAGCACATCAAACTTTAAAAGAATATTTACTTTCCTTTTCAAATGAAGAATTAATTCAAAAAATTATGGGTGGTGTACGGAAAAACGAAATTGAAACAAGTAAGAAAACACATTTATACGAGTTAATGGAAGATCACTATCCATTTTACTTAGACCCAATGCCTAATTTATATTTTACTCGTGATCCAGCAGCTGCCATGAGTGATGGCTTAACGATAAATAAGATGAGAGAACCGGCACGTAGACGTGAATCATTGTTCATGGAGTACATTATTAAATATCATCCAAGATTTGCAAATCACAATGTGCCAATTTGGCTAGATCGTGATTATAAGTTTCCAATTGAAGGTGGCGACGAGCTAATTTTAAATGAGGAAACAATTGCAATTGGAGTATCTGCCCGCACTTCAGCTAAAGCAATTGAACGTTTAGCTAAAAATCTCTTTAGTCGACAAAATAAAATTAAGAAAGTGTTAGCAATAGAAATTCCAAAATGCCGAGCATTTATGCATTTAGATACAGTATTTACAATGGTCGATTATGACAAATTTACAATTCATCCGGCCATTCAAGGACCGAAAGGAAATATGAATATTTATATTTTAGAAAAAGGCTCAGATGAAGAAACTCTTAAAATTACACATCGTACTTCTTTAATGGAAGCATTAAAAGAGGTATTAGGCTTAAGTGAATTAGTTCTTATCCCTTGTGGAGGAGGAGATGTAATTGCTTCTGCTCGTGAACAATGGAATGATGGATCGAATACATTAGCGATTGCGCCGGGAGTAGTTGTTACATATGATCGCAACTATGTATCCAATGCTTTATTACGGGAACATGGTATAGAAGTTATTGAGGTGCTAAGTTCGGAATTGTCTCGTGGTCGTGGGGGTCCACGTTGCATGAGTATGCCGATTGTTCGTAAAGATATTTAG
- a CDS encoding amino acid ABC transporter ATP-binding protein, whose amino-acid sequence MIQVRNLVKSFGSLDVLKGIDLEVKEKEVVVLIGASGSGKSTLLRCLNFLEMYDEGEIHLQGERIDPKHSNLNKVRENVGMVFQHFNLFPHMTSLENIIEAPIHVKKLETADAKDVGNQLLQKVGLQDKADVTPHLLSGGQKQRVAIARALAMNPKIMLFDEPTSALDPELVGEVLQVMKELAEEGMTMVIVTHEMNFARDVADRVIFMDDGKIVEDAPPAQFFSAPSHERAKQFLRNVL is encoded by the coding sequence ATGATTCAAGTTCGAAATCTAGTAAAATCATTTGGTTCACTTGATGTTTTAAAAGGAATTGATTTAGAAGTAAAAGAAAAAGAAGTTGTTGTTTTAATCGGTGCCAGTGGTTCCGGCAAAAGTACATTACTTCGCTGTCTTAACTTTTTAGAAATGTACGATGAAGGTGAAATTCATTTACAAGGTGAACGAATTGATCCAAAGCATTCAAATTTAAACAAAGTCCGTGAAAATGTCGGTATGGTTTTTCAGCACTTTAACCTCTTTCCTCATATGACCTCACTAGAAAACATCATAGAAGCACCTATTCACGTAAAAAAATTGGAGACAGCAGACGCGAAGGATGTTGGTAATCAACTCCTACAAAAAGTCGGCCTACAAGATAAGGCGGATGTAACTCCTCACCTACTTTCAGGTGGTCAAAAACAACGCGTTGCGATTGCGCGAGCTCTTGCTATGAATCCTAAAATTATGCTATTTGATGAACCTACCTCAGCCTTAGACCCTGAACTCGTTGGAGAAGTATTGCAAGTTATGAAAGAACTTGCTGAAGAAGGAATGACAATGGTTATTGTTACTCATGAAATGAATTTCGCAAGAGATGTAGCTGATCGCGTCATCTTTATGGATGACGGGAAAATTGTAGAGGATGCTCCGCCAGCGCAATTCTTTTCAGCTCCATCACATGAACGAGCAAAGCAATTTTTACGTAACGTTTTATAA
- the arcD gene encoding arginine-ornithine antiporter yields the protein MGEDKKLGLFTLTALVVGSMIGGGAFNLASDMAKGAGAGAIIIGWIITGIGMIALGLSFQNLTVKRPDLDGGIFSYAKAGFGNFMGFNSAWGYWLSAWLGNVAYGTLLFSSLGYFFPIFEGGQNVASIIGASVLLWCVHMLILRGVQSAALVNLVTTIAKLVPVFVFIVIGIFAFHIDTFLDGFWGQAGSFSWGAVGSQVKSTMLVTLWVFIGVEGAVVLSSRAKSRSDVGKATVIGLIGTLIIYILITLLSLGLMQQADIANLKSPAMAYLFESVVGKWGAIFINLGLVISVLGAWLGWTLLASEIPYLAAKDGVFPKWFAKENKNKAPVNSLWITNGLIQMFLLTFVVSDQAYNFAFSLASSAILIPYAFSAFYQLKHSLKSEEVDRNKNIIIGLIASIYGVWLVYAAGLDYLLLTMTLYAPGIFIFYNVQKQKSSKQIFTRVELASSVAIGALAFFAIYGLITGSITL from the coding sequence ATGGGTGAAGATAAGAAATTAGGATTGTTTACTTTAACGGCTCTTGTAGTTGGTTCTATGATCGGTGGTGGGGCATTTAATTTAGCAAGTGATATGGCAAAAGGTGCTGGTGCCGGAGCGATTATTATTGGTTGGATTATAACAGGAATTGGAATGATTGCGCTTGGATTATCTTTTCAAAATCTAACTGTAAAACGGCCAGATTTAGATGGTGGTATTTTTAGTTATGCAAAAGCAGGATTTGGTAATTTCATGGGGTTTAATAGTGCGTGGGGATATTGGCTATCTGCTTGGCTTGGTAATGTAGCTTACGGCACATTATTGTTTTCTTCATTAGGGTATTTCTTCCCAATTTTTGAAGGCGGTCAAAATGTAGCATCAATTATTGGTGCAAGCGTATTATTATGGTGTGTTCACATGTTAATTTTACGTGGAGTTCAATCAGCAGCACTTGTGAATTTAGTAACTACAATCGCAAAATTAGTACCTGTATTTGTATTTATTGTTATAGGAATCTTTGCGTTTCATATTGATACGTTCCTAGATGGATTTTGGGGACAAGCTGGTTCTTTTTCATGGGGGGCGGTTGGCAGTCAAGTTAAAAGTACAATGCTTGTAACTCTGTGGGTGTTCATTGGGGTAGAAGGAGCTGTTGTTTTATCTAGTCGTGCAAAAAGTAGAAGTGATGTAGGAAAAGCGACGGTTATTGGCTTAATTGGTACACTCATCATTTACATTTTAATTACATTATTGTCTCTTGGACTTATGCAACAAGCAGATATTGCTAATTTGAAAAGTCCAGCTATGGCTTATTTATTTGAAAGCGTTGTTGGAAAATGGGGTGCTATCTTTATTAATTTAGGTTTAGTCATATCTGTATTAGGTGCTTGGTTAGGATGGACTTTACTTGCTTCTGAAATTCCGTATTTAGCTGCTAAAGACGGAGTATTTCCAAAATGGTTTGCAAAAGAAAATAAAAATAAGGCGCCCGTAAATTCATTATGGATAACAAATGGTTTGATTCAAATGTTCTTATTGACATTCGTTGTTTCCGATCAAGCTTATAATTTTGCATTTTCTCTAGCATCCTCTGCTATTTTAATCCCATATGCTTTTTCAGCATTTTATCAACTGAAGCATAGCTTAAAGTCTGAAGAAGTAGATCGAAATAAAAATATAATAATTGGTTTGATAGCAAGTATTTATGGCGTGTGGTTAGTTTATGCAGCTGGTTTAGATTATTTATTACTAACAATGACTTTATATGCACCAGGTATTTTTATTTTCTACAATGTTCAAAAGCAAAAGAGTTCGAAGCAAATATTTACTCGAGTGGAATTAGCATCGTCGGTAGCGATTGGTGCTTTAGCATTCTTTGCCATTTATGGATTGATTACAGGAAGTATTACTTTATAA